A genomic window from Vicinamibacterales bacterium includes:
- a CDS encoding PadR family transcriptional regulator: protein MPSPSPESPKSDLLQGTLDVLILKIVALRPVHGYAVAQRLQQISRDVLQVQQGSLYPALHRLEKRGWVRAAWAASETGREARFYTLTRDGRRQLEDQRANWTRLSTAVTAVLNTVE from the coding sequence ATGCCGTCGCCGTCACCGGAATCTCCCAAATCGGATCTGCTCCAGGGGACGCTCGACGTCCTCATCCTCAAGATCGTCGCCCTCCGGCCGGTTCACGGCTACGCCGTCGCGCAACGGCTCCAGCAGATCTCGCGCGACGTGCTGCAGGTACAGCAGGGATCGCTGTATCCGGCGCTCCATCGCCTCGAGAAGCGCGGCTGGGTGCGCGCCGCATGGGCGGCGTCGGAGACGGGGCGCGAAGCGCGGTTCTACACGCTGACCCGCGACGGCCGGCGCCAGCTCGAGGATCAGCGCGCCAACTGGACCAGACTCTCCACGGCGGTCACCGCCGTGCTCAACACGGTGGAGTAA
- a CDS encoding ABC transporter permease, with protein sequence MKWGKRRDPRVGDELRYHRDRLIDDYVAAGMDRPSAERRAFLEFGNVAGLEEAVRDVRGRWLADCGADLRYAARVLRRSPVFAAVAVLSLALGIGANAAIFSVLNGVMLRALPVSDPDRLVVIARMNDAGRPLFLAYPLFEILRDRLTSTSGVLAAGTSEQTAVIDGEDELVSLDLVSGSYFDVLGVQPAAGRLLSQNDDSVAPAAPAAVISDSFWRRRFDRRADAVGKIVRIRDRAFTIVGVTPAAFHGVRPERMADMALPLQAMLTEQQRRSMNLNNYMVMARLRHEATVAQANAEVQTIHGGFVQQQASMDREKDRPMILRQRAVVFAAPDGFNAMRFEYRRSLFLLMGSVGLVLLLACVNLSGLLLARAAARQREIAIRLAMGAGRGRLLRQFFTESLLLALLGGAIGLLLAGPLAARLLTLLVNGRPLAISVAPDWRVLAFTGAVAALACVLAGLAPAFHAVRAAVTPSLKEVRAHGSNALGKALVVAQLTISMILVVGAALFIGSLVRLQAVDRGFDAGGVLVVAVRSAQPYPAARVQAVTDALLARLKALPGVTSTSAAAVLPIGGGLWERNVQVEGHQFRDTESDAVGFNAVAPGYFATLGTPLVAGRTFEPHDTLAAPRVAVVNGSFARYFFPDGSVLGRHVTSAGTTYEIVGVVADAKYQDLRADVIKTLYVAAMQRAGDPQPTGINYVIRVAAGDPGRLVPELTRAVRDADPALRVREARAYTDIIGESIGTERTMATLGGVFGGLALLVAALGLFGLLAFQVARRTNEFGVRTALGAGRASLMRLVLRDVAVMVGCGVVLGSAGAWMTAGVTSSLLFGLTPGDPGTFATAAAALTVTALAAAWLPARRAARIDPLVALRHE encoded by the coding sequence ATGAAGTGGGGCAAACGCCGGGACCCTCGCGTCGGAGACGAGTTGCGCTATCACCGCGATCGGCTGATCGACGACTACGTGGCGGCCGGGATGGACCGGCCGTCGGCCGAGCGCCGCGCCTTTCTCGAGTTCGGCAACGTCGCGGGGCTGGAGGAAGCTGTCCGCGACGTGCGCGGACGCTGGCTGGCCGACTGCGGCGCCGACCTGCGCTACGCCGCGCGGGTCCTGCGGCGGAGTCCTGTCTTTGCCGCGGTCGCCGTGCTCTCGCTGGCGCTTGGCATCGGCGCCAACGCCGCGATCTTCTCGGTCCTCAACGGCGTCATGCTACGGGCGCTTCCGGTGTCCGACCCTGATCGACTGGTCGTCATCGCGCGGATGAACGACGCCGGCCGGCCGCTGTTCCTGGCGTATCCGCTGTTCGAGATCCTGCGTGATCGCCTCACGTCGACCTCGGGCGTGCTTGCGGCCGGCACGTCGGAGCAAACGGCCGTCATCGACGGAGAAGACGAGCTCGTCAGCCTCGACCTGGTGTCGGGGTCCTACTTCGACGTCCTCGGCGTCCAGCCGGCGGCCGGACGTCTCCTGTCGCAGAACGACGACTCGGTGGCGCCAGCAGCTCCGGCAGCGGTGATCAGCGACAGCTTCTGGCGGCGGCGCTTCGACCGCAGGGCCGATGCGGTCGGTAAGATCGTGAGGATTCGCGACCGGGCGTTTACCATCGTCGGCGTGACACCGGCGGCGTTCCACGGAGTCCGGCCGGAGCGAATGGCCGACATGGCGCTGCCGCTGCAGGCAATGCTCACCGAGCAGCAGCGGCGATCGATGAACCTCAACAACTACATGGTGATGGCGCGTCTCAGGCATGAGGCGACGGTGGCCCAGGCGAATGCGGAGGTGCAGACGATCCATGGCGGCTTCGTGCAGCAGCAGGCCTCGATGGATCGCGAGAAGGATCGCCCGATGATTCTGCGCCAGCGCGCGGTGGTGTTCGCCGCGCCCGACGGCTTCAACGCGATGCGCTTCGAGTATCGTCGATCGCTGTTCCTCCTGATGGGCAGCGTCGGGCTGGTGCTGTTGCTCGCCTGCGTGAACCTGTCGGGTCTGCTGCTGGCGCGGGCCGCCGCGCGGCAGCGGGAAATCGCGATCCGCCTGGCGATGGGCGCAGGGCGCGGACGCCTGCTTCGGCAGTTCTTCACCGAGAGCCTCCTTCTCGCGCTGCTCGGTGGCGCCATCGGGCTGCTGCTCGCGGGGCCGCTGGCGGCGCGGCTCCTCACCCTCCTCGTGAACGGCCGCCCGCTCGCGATCTCGGTCGCCCCGGACTGGCGCGTCCTGGCGTTCACGGGCGCGGTTGCGGCGCTGGCGTGTGTGCTGGCGGGACTGGCGCCGGCGTTCCATGCGGTGCGCGCCGCCGTCACCCCGTCGCTCAAGGAAGTCCGCGCACACGGATCGAACGCCCTCGGCAAGGCGCTGGTCGTCGCGCAGTTGACGATCTCGATGATTCTGGTCGTCGGCGCCGCACTCTTCATCGGATCGCTCGTCAGGCTCCAGGCCGTCGATCGCGGCTTCGACGCGGGCGGCGTCCTCGTCGTCGCCGTGCGATCGGCGCAGCCGTATCCCGCGGCGCGCGTCCAGGCGGTGACCGACGCGCTGTTGGCCCGGCTAAAAGCGTTGCCCGGCGTCACATCTACGAGCGCGGCGGCGGTGCTGCCCATCGGCGGCGGGCTCTGGGAGCGCAACGTCCAGGTCGAAGGTCACCAGTTCCGCGATACCGAGTCGGACGCGGTGGGCTTCAACGCGGTTGCGCCCGGCTACTTTGCGACGCTCGGCACGCCGCTCGTCGCCGGGCGCACGTTCGAGCCGCACGATACCCTGGCGGCGCCGCGGGTGGCCGTCGTCAACGGCAGTTTCGCGCGCTACTTCTTTCCCGACGGCTCCGTGCTCGGCCGACACGTCACCTCGGCAGGCACCACCTACGAGATTGTCGGCGTCGTCGCCGACGCAAAATACCAGGACCTGCGGGCCGACGTGATCAAGACGCTCTATGTCGCGGCGATGCAACGCGCGGGCGATCCGCAGCCGACCGGCATCAACTATGTCATCCGCGTCGCGGCGGGCGATCCCGGGCGGCTTGTCCCGGAGTTGACGCGCGCCGTGCGGGACGCCGATCCGGCGCTCCGCGTGCGCGAGGCGCGCGCCTACACCGACATCATCGGTGAGTCGATCGGCACCGAGCGTACGATGGCGACGCTCGGCGGCGTCTTTGGGGGCCTGGCGCTCCTCGTGGCGGCGCTCGGGCTTTTCGGATTGCTGGCCTTCCAGGTCGCGCGGCGGACCAACGAGTTCGGCGTGCGTACGGCGCTCGGTGCCGGGCGCGCATCGCTCATGCGGCTGGTATTGAGAGACGTGGCCGTCATGGTCGGATGCGGCGTCGTGCTCGGCTCGGCCGGCGCATGGATGACGGCCGGCGTCACGAGCTCGCTGCTGTTCGGGCTCACGCCAGGCGATCCCGGGACCTTCGCCACCGCCGCCGCCGCGCTGACCGTGACGGCGCTGGCGGCCGCCTGGTTGCCGGCGCGCCGCGCCGCGCGCATCGATCCGCTCGTCGCCCTCCGACACGAATAG
- the bshB1 gene encoding bacillithiol biosynthesis deacetylase BshB1, with amino-acid sequence MTPPDVTTVDLLAFGPHPDDIEIGLGGTIARHVALGQRVGLCDLTAGEMGSNGTVAERLAEADAAGAVLGAAWRVNLRWPDRDIGGDDQIRTAVALIRRARPRTIAIPYGIDRHPDHVAAHRILNEAVFDSGLRRYDPATPAWKPERLCQYFINDSVSPSFVIDVSEAYDLKRRALACYVSQFRPADATKGDVATRLNSPTFQQLIESRDAQFGALAGVAFAEGFVVRDPLVLSLLPDSGERR; translated from the coding sequence ATGACGCCGCCTGACGTCACGACGGTCGATCTTCTCGCCTTCGGTCCGCATCCCGACGACATCGAAATCGGGCTGGGCGGCACCATCGCCCGCCATGTCGCGCTCGGCCAGCGCGTCGGCCTCTGCGATCTGACCGCCGGTGAGATGGGCAGCAACGGGACCGTCGCGGAGCGGCTGGCGGAAGCCGACGCCGCCGGCGCCGTTCTCGGCGCGGCGTGGCGCGTCAACCTGCGCTGGCCGGATCGCGACATCGGCGGCGACGATCAGATCCGCACCGCCGTCGCGTTGATCCGGCGCGCCCGGCCGCGGACAATCGCCATTCCGTACGGCATCGATCGTCATCCCGATCACGTCGCGGCGCACCGAATCCTGAACGAGGCCGTCTTCGACAGCGGTCTGCGCCGCTACGATCCGGCGACGCCGGCGTGGAAGCCCGAGCGTCTCTGCCAGTATTTCATCAACGATTCGGTGTCGCCGTCGTTCGTCATCGACGTCAGCGAAGCCTACGACCTGAAGCGGCGTGCGCTTGCCTGCTACGTCTCACAGTTCCGGCCGGCGGATGCGACGAAGGGCGACGTGGCAACACGCCTGAATTCGCCGACGTTCCAGCAGTTGATCGAAAGCCGCGACGCACAGTTCGGCGCGCTCGCCGGCGTCGCCTTCGCGGAGGGCTTCGTCGTTCGCGATCCTCTCGTGCTGTCGCTCTTGCCGGATAGTGGGGAACGCCGCTGA
- the bshA gene encoding N-acetyl-alpha-D-glucosaminyl L-malate synthase BshA, which yields MNVGIICYASMGGSGIVAIELGKALADRGHQVHVISADQPFRLGTFHPGLVFHQVNTPSYPLFREPQYVIGLANTVVQVAREQGLDIIHAHYAVPHATAAVLARQVLDATHETRAPRVVTTLHGTDITVVGADPSYSEIVAFSIDQSDGVTAVSESLRAATCRDLAIHHPIDVIPNFLDCTAYRRLASTDLRRRYASDETRIVMHLSNFRPVKRIDSVVEVFARIAAKVPAVLLLAGDGPEVPTARRRARQLGVADQVRLLGAQENVLPLLSIADLFLLPSEQESFGLAALEAMACDVPVVASNAGGLPEVIEDGVSGFLHPVGDVEAMSASGIALLTDAALHRRVGEAAVRVVRERFCAERIVPMYEAHYRRVLAS from the coding sequence ATGAACGTCGGCATCATCTGCTATGCCTCGATGGGCGGCAGCGGCATCGTCGCGATTGAGCTCGGCAAAGCGCTGGCCGACCGCGGCCATCAGGTGCACGTGATCAGCGCCGACCAGCCATTTCGGCTTGGCACGTTCCATCCGGGGCTCGTCTTTCACCAGGTCAACACGCCCAGCTATCCGCTCTTCCGGGAACCACAGTACGTCATCGGCCTGGCGAATACCGTCGTTCAGGTCGCCCGCGAGCAGGGGCTCGACATCATCCACGCGCACTATGCGGTGCCGCACGCGACGGCGGCGGTGCTGGCGCGGCAAGTGCTCGATGCGACGCACGAAACACGCGCGCCGCGCGTCGTCACGACGCTGCACGGGACGGACATCACCGTCGTCGGCGCCGATCCTTCGTACTCCGAGATCGTCGCCTTCTCGATCGACCAGTCGGACGGGGTGACGGCGGTGTCGGAGAGTCTGCGGGCGGCGACATGCCGCGACCTGGCGATCCACCATCCGATCGACGTCATTCCCAACTTTCTCGACTGCACGGCCTATCGCCGCCTCGCATCGACAGACCTGCGCCGCCGCTACGCGTCCGACGAGACGCGTATCGTCATGCATCTGTCGAACTTCCGCCCCGTGAAGCGCATCGATTCGGTCGTCGAGGTGTTCGCGCGCATCGCCGCGAAGGTTCCCGCCGTGCTGCTACTCGCGGGCGACGGCCCGGAAGTGCCGACGGCTCGTCGGCGCGCCCGGCAGCTCGGGGTCGCCGACCAGGTACGGCTGCTCGGAGCTCAGGAAAACGTCCTGCCGCTGCTCTCGATTGCCGATCTGTTCCTGTTGCCGTCGGAACAGGAAAGTTTTGGCCTGGCAGCGCTCGAAGCGATGGCGTGTGACGTGCCGGTCGTCGCGTCGAACGCCGGCGGCCTGCCCGAAGTCATCGAGGACGGCGTGAGCGGGTTCCTGCATCCGGTCGGCGATGTCGAGGCGATGTCGGCAAGCGGGATCGCGCTGCTGACCGACGCCGCGCTGCACCGGCGGGTTGGCGAGGCGGCCGTGCGGGTCGTGCGCGAACGGTTCTGTGCCGAGCGGATCGTGCCGATGTACGAAGCGCACTACCGGCGGGTGCTGGCCAGCTAG
- a CDS encoding DUF4342 domain-containing protein encodes MADLHGKSDAIIHQTAVVLLFWAPSTRHFRKSTGGAMTDKITWESVKAEGSAILDRLKDLLREGNIRRVRVRQGDRTIAEFPLTAGVVGAVFAPILAAVATIVALASDCQIDVQREPGASASTAAPVDKTSAA; translated from the coding sequence ATGGCGGATCTTCATGGCAAATCAGACGCGATTATCCACCAAACGGCCGTCGTGCTCTTATTTTGGGCACCATCCACCCGTCATTTTCGTAAATCCACAGGGGGAGCCATGACGGACAAAATCACGTGGGAATCGGTAAAGGCGGAAGGCAGCGCGATCCTCGACAGACTCAAGGATTTACTCCGCGAAGGCAACATTCGGCGCGTGCGCGTCCGCCAGGGCGATCGCACCATTGCCGAATTTCCGTTGACCGCCGGCGTCGTCGGCGCGGTGTTCGCGCCGATTCTGGCGGCCGTCGCGACCATCGTCGCCCTCGCCAGCGACTGCCAGATCGACGTTCAGCGAGAGCCCGGCGCCAGCGCCTCGACGGCCGCGCCCGTCGACAAGACGTCGGCGGCCTGA